Proteins encoded within one genomic window of Gigantopelta aegis isolate Gae_Host chromosome 2, Gae_host_genome, whole genome shotgun sequence:
- the LOC121383879 gene encoding lysM and putative peptidoglycan-binding domain-containing protein 3-like, with the protein MSAGYIRGKSWRSKNRDEKNRGQYHQVQNVKSARVYVFGQDNVVEDDDTEMEMSDFRSRRGGSGKTAAEPNEPVYFEKQLSKDDTLQSLALQYACPVSELKRINKLIRDQDFFALRFIKVPVKRFGLMSEIIAQEKRNADSARLLSQQNGTIEEFVEDQHLDYDSDSLQDLSDPETQHKVIHTISIQDNLRTQSKEAEDFLRNMDKDLSKIIQPSRRERDSLSEVISVLTNKSIHPLQSQKPKHLNGADYGIRWWTVVGVMVLVALFIPGVYFIYIWFLKS; encoded by the exons ATGAGTGCAGGTTATATACGAGGGAAATCGTGGCGCTCGAAGAATCGAGATGAAAAGAACCGGGGTCAGTACCACCAGGTTCAAAATGTCAAGTCAGCACGCGTATACGTATTTGGACAAGACAACGTGGTCGAGGACGATGATACAGAAATGGAGATGTCTGATTTTCGTTCTCGACGAGGTGGTTCGGGGAAAACTGCAGCAGAACCAAATGAACCGGTCTATTTTGAAAAACAGCTGTCCAAAGATGATACACTTCAAAGTCTTGCACTTCAGTATGCCTGTCCG gtTTCAGAGCTTAAACGTATCAACAAGTTGATTCGAGACCAGGACTTCTTTGCTTTGAGGTTTATAAAGGTGCCTGTCAAGCGGTTTGGACTTATGTCAGAAATTATTGCACAGGAGAAACGAAATGCAGATAGTGCGAGGCTTCTTTCTCAACAAAACGGAACCATAGAGGAATTTGTAGAAGACCAACATCTGGACTATGACTCGGACTCCTTGCAGGATCTAAGTGACCCAGAGACGCAACACAAAGTTATCCACACTATTAGCATCCAAGACAATTTACGCACCCAAAGTAAAGAAGCTGAAGACTTCCTAAGAAATATGGACAAGGACCTTTCCAAAATAATACAGCCTTCACGGAGAGAGAGGGATTCCTTGAGTGAGGTGATATCTGTACTGACCAACAAAAGCATCCATCCTTTGCAGTCGCAGAAACCAAAACACTTAAATGGTGCTGATTATGGCATACGGTGGTGGACTGTGGTAGGGGTTATGGTACTTGTTGCTTTATTCATTCCAggagtttattttatttatatatggtttttaaaatcttga
- the LOC121377797 gene encoding DNA-directed RNA polymerase III subunit RPC7-like, producing the protein MAGRGRGRGRGISFNIEALGFGRGEALPTSVQQPPPLFPPQVFKPVDLIQSDDTDYMLALKQEFRGAARKAPYHLNPTEKKRDIDRYSDKYQLGQNDNNDNWKPDWRRLPKELRILEKKVRKPKAIIKPKEEVSVDVLKTLEILEKKDGEGETQATEENEEEEEKKEEEEEEIFDEDDLEEETDYNVNYFDNGEGYGDDDEDVDEGPIY; encoded by the exons ATGGCGGGGCGAGGGAGAGGTCGAGGTAGAGGAATTTCATTCAACATCGAAGCTCTTGGATTTGGACGTGGAGAAGCACTTCCTACGTCGGTGCAACAACCACCACCTCTTTTTCCA CCTCAAGTGTTCAAGCCTGTTGACTTGATACAGAGTGATGACACTGACTATATGCTGGCTCTGAAACAGGAGTTCCGTGGAGCGGCACGCAAGGCGCCATATCACCTCAACCCGACAGAGAAGAAAAGGGATATTGATCGCTACTCGGACAAGTATCAGCTGGGTCAGAATGACAATAACGATAACTGGAAACCAG ACTGGAGAAGGCTGCCAAAAGAACTGAGAATTTTGGAGAAGAAAGTTCGGAAGCCTAAAGCCATCATCAAACCAAAGGAAGAAGTTAGTGTTGATGTACTGAAGACACTGGAG attttggAGAAGAAAGATGGGGAAGGAGAGACACAAGCCACTGAAGAAAacgaagaagaggaagaaaagaaagaagaagaggaggaggagataTTTGATGAAGATGACCTTGAAGAG GAGACTGATTACAACGTAAACTACTTTGACAATGGAGAAGGgtatggcgatgatgatgaagatgttgATGAAGGACCAATCTACTAA